The window CTGACCCTGGCCGTGGAGCGCGGGGACGCCTGGGGCTGGGGGAGTGCCCGTACTCTCGGCTGCTTCGCCGCGGCCGTGACGGCCGGCGGGCTGTTCCTGGTGCGCGAGCGCCTCGCCCGGCACCCGCTGGTCGATCTGCGGCTGTTCCGCAACGTCCCGTACGTCCTGGTGACCGGGATGGGCTCGCTCTCGAACATGGGCTACGGCGTCACCGTCTTCCTCGCCACGCTCTACCTCCAGGGCGTCCGCGGCCTCTCGCCGCTCCTGGCGGGCACGGTGTTCCTGGCCCCGGCCCTGCTGGTGGCGGTCAGCGGGCCGCTCGGGGCGCGGCTGGCCCGGTACATGCGGCCGACCGCGGTGATGGCGCTCGCCGGGGCCGTCGCGGGCACCGGGATGTACGCGCTGGCCCAGGCCGATGCCTGGTGGCTGTACGTGCCGGTGTTCGCATGGTGCGGCCTGGGCCTGGGACTGGGCTGGACCTTCTCCAGCGTGGCGACCCAGCAGGTCGTCGCACCGGCCCGGGCGGGGGAGGCGTCGGGCGTGCTGCTGACGTTCCTGGTCACGCTGGGCGCGATCGCCCTCGCCGGGACCGCGGCGGCGATCTCCGCGATGACGCCGCAGCGGCCGCCCGAGGAGGCCTACGACGCGATCCTTCGGCTGGGCGGGATGGTCATCGTCGCGACGGCGGTGATCGTCATGGCCGTACGCCACCGGCTCGTGGTGCTGGGCAGGGTCCCGCCCCTGTCGATGCGGGAGGCGGACCGCCGGCCCTGACACTCCCGCCCTGACGCCGCGGGCGCGGACGGGGCCCGGACACACGCGGGCCCGGGAAGCCCGGACAGCAGGACAGCAGGACAGCAGGACAGCAGGACAGCAGGAGAGCAGGAACGGAGAACAGGAAACCCCTTCCGGCCTGCGGACCGTGTGGCCGCGATGCCCCGAAGCCACACGTGGCGCCAATAATGGCTCGCCATGGCGCCATGTGTGAGCCATAATGGTGTCATGGGGTGGCGCGCCCCGGCCGCAGGCCGCGGGGTGCGTCGCGCGGGGCGGGCGATCAGGGGGCGGATCATGGACACAGCACGGAGCCGGCAGCGGGCGGAGCCCGGCCCCCTCACGGCCTTCACCCGCTTCGTGCTCTGCGGCGGCGGAGTGGGACTCGCCTCCAGCTTCGCCGTGACGGCCCTCGCCTCCTGCATACCCTGGGCCCTGGCCAACGCCCTGATCACCGCGGCCTCCACGCTCCTCGCCACCGAGCTGCACGCCCGCTTCACCTTCGGCACGGGCGGGCGCGCGACCTGGCACCAGCACGCGCAGTCGGCCGGCTCCGCCGCGGCGGCGTACGCGGTGACCTGCCTGGCGATGCTCCTCCTGCACCAGCTGGTGGCGGCTCCCGGCGCCCCCCTCGAACAGGCCGTCTACCTCTGCGCCGGCGCACTCGCCGGTGTCGCACGGTTCGCGGTGCTGCGCCTCGTCGTCTTCACCCGGAACCGCTCGCAGGCCACGGCCACCGCCGTAGCCGTCCCGACCGCGCGGCCGGTGTGCGCGACCGTGGCCCGTGACTCGGCCCCGGCCCGCCCGGCCAATCTCTGCCCCGCCGCCTGACCCCGCCGCCCGAACCGCCGGCGAGCCCGGGGGCGGGAGACCGCGGGCCCGGTCAGGGCATTTCGTCCGGGTCGCAGGTCGCGCGGCGCAGACCGATCGTGCGCAGCGCCCGCATCAGCCCCTCCTCGTCGCCCGCGCGCACCAGGTGGACCGCCCCGTCGACGGTGACGACGTCGAGATCGACGGGAGTCGCGTCGGCCCTCGTGCGGAGCACCACCCCGCTCGGCGGGTCCAGGGCGCGCACCCCCCGGAAGACGCCGAACGCGGCCGGGTCGTCCCGGAAGCTGCCGGACAGGGTGAGCACGGTGATGTCGGGGAGCAGGACCCGGGCGTGCGCCAGCGCGACGTCCGGCGTGCGGGCATGGGAGATGACCTGGAAGTGGGGATTGCGCTGGATCCGCGACCGCAGCACCTCCAGCTCCACGCCTTCCGGTATGCCGACCACCAGGACCGTCATCACAGTGCCCCATCCTCCGCCGCGCCGGCGTGCCCGTCGAGCGGGACGCGCCCGGCACATCCCCGCGCCGCGTCGCGATGAGTACGGGCCCCGCCGCCGGTCTACCCTTCAGACCCACTCTCAGGAGGAGCGGCAGATGACCGGTACGACCGCTTTCGATCTCGGACCGCAGGCGCGGATCGTGGCCCGTCTCGCGGCGGCCGTCCCGGACGCCCGGCTCACCGACCGGACGCCCTGCCCCGCCTACACGGTCGGTGACCTGCTGGGCCACCTCGCGGGTCTCGCGGTCGCCTTCCGCGACGCCGCCCGCAAGGACCTGGGCCCCACGACGGACACGGACCCCACCTCGGCCACGCCCTCCCTGCCCGCCCGCTGGCGCGAGGAACTGCCCGGGGTCCTCGGCGAACTCGCCGAGGCCTGGGAAGACCCGGCCGCCTGGACCGGCATGACCCGCGCCGGCGGCGTGGACCTGCCCGGCGGGATCGCGGGTGCGGTGGCGGTCGACGAGCTGGTGCTGCACGGATGGGACCTGGCCCGGGCCACCGGCCAGGAGTACGCGCCCGATCACGCCGCGCTCCGCTCCTCGCACGCGTTCCTGCTGGCGGCCGCCGAGGAGGGGGACCGCGGCGACGGCATCTTCGGACCCGTCGTGCCCGTACCGGACGACGCCCCGCTGCTGGACCGGACGCTCGCACTGAGCGGCCGCGACCCGGGCTGGACGCCGCCCGCATCCCCGTGACGCGGGCGGCGTGCCCCGGCCCGCCGCCCGGGGGCACGCGAACGCCGGGCTCTCAGGTCTGGCACTGCTTCGTGGCCGCGGGGGACCAGCCGCTCCAGGCGGCGCCGTCGGCCCGGGCGTGTACCCGGATCTCGACCTTCACGGGACCGCACACCCGGGTCGTGCTTCCCACCTCGAGGGGGCCGATCGACTCACCGGCCCGGACATGGGTGCGGCCGCTGCCCACTTTCTCCCAGTGGCCACCGTCGACGACGCGGAAGAACGCCTCGTAGGAGACGTTCAGCCCCTTCGCTCCCGTGTTCCGTGCCCTGATGTGCGCCGTGATCTCCCGCGTGGGGAACCTGCCGGCGGATCCCCGCTGGGCGCTGATGCAGCCGTTGACGGCCACCCGGCCGGTCGACGTCCCCCCGCCGCACGCGACCGCCGCGGCGTGAGCGGGGGCCGGGACGGCCAGCATGGTCAGCGCGGCCGCGCCCAGGACCGTTCCGGTGCGCCTCAAGAAATGCAATGTCCCCATCCTTGTTCTCCGTGCCGTTCTTCCTGGAAGCGACCATGGCCCGCCGTGAGGCGCGACGGGCAGGGTTTCCCGGAACCTTCGCCCGGATGGACGCGCGCGCGTGCGGGCCGGAGGGCGGCTGCACGCGGCGGGCGGCCACCCGCCCGCCACCGGCCTCAGAGCCCCCCACGGAGGAGAGACGGCCTCCACTCCACCCATTTCCTTCGATAACTAGGCAATTCGGGCATCGAGATGGCTCCCTCAAAGGGGTATAGCCGGTGACAATCGGTGAGATTCGGGCGTCCCGCTGGTGACCCGCCCCATAGGGCCCACGTCACATACGAACCGGGATAGTAGCCACCGGAGGCCCGATGCCGCGCCTCCCGGGCCCCCGAAGGCCCGTCGGCCCCCGACTGCGAAGGTCCCTAGTAAGCGGGGTCGTTGCCAGGCCGTCGGGGCGTCTGTAGAACTGGATGAGTCGCAAGGCGGCAGGGGTACTTCAGGTACTTCACCCGCCGCCGACGAACCCCTCTCCTTTGCGTGAGTGGCTCACGCATGTCTTCGGCATGCGTGCGACCGCCCTTGTCCCCGTCGGAAGGTCCATCCGTGTCCAACGCCATCATCCGCCGCATCGCCACCTCCAAGAAGGCCCTCGCGGGCACCGTCGTCGCCCTCGGTGTCGCCGGTTCCATGCTTGCCACGGTTCCCGCCCAGGCGGCCCCGATGAGCGCCAAGGCGATCGCGCAGCAGATGATCAAGGACCCGGCCCAGTTCGCCGCCTTCGACAAGATCATCTCGCACGAGAGCGGCTGGAACCACACCGCGACCAACGCCTCCTCCGGCGCGTACGGCCTGGCCCAGGCCCTGCCGGCCTCGAAGATGGCTTCGGCCGGCGCGGACTGGAAGACCAACCCCGCCACCCAGATCAAGTGGGGCCTGGACTACATGAACGACCGCTACGGCAGCCCCGTCGGCGCCTGGAACTTCTGGCAGAACAACCACTGGTACTAAGCCGCCAGCGGACAGCACGCATACGCACGAGCGCCCGGCCGGGACCACCCGGCCGGGCGCTCGTGCGTGTACGCGGCCGCCGCGCCCGCCCGGCCGACGCTCCAGCAGGGCATCACGGACCCGTCCGGCACGAATGCGGGATCCGTACCGGCCGCGCCGGCCGGGACCACGACCGGCCCGGCCGCGGGGACGGCCCCGTGACCACGGCGGACAGCCGCCCGGCGCGGACACGCGCACGCCGCGAGGGCACCGGGTGCGGCTCAGCCTCGGCGGGCACCGCCATCGGCACCACCGCACCACCCCTGCCGGACGAACGGCATGCGCCCCCGCGGCAGTTGCGGGTGGACACCGGTGGGCAGTGCTGGACAGTCACGGGCCCCTGCCGGGCCTGGAGAGTGGACAGCGCCCCGCGTGAGTCTGTGCGCCATGAACGTTGCACGTACTCGGACGGACGAGGCAGCGCCCATGCCCGCGGCCCGGAACGGCTCCCTGCCCGCCCCGTGGCCGAAGGCCCCGCCCCACCTGCCCGGCGCCGTCGCCGGCAGGGCCGCATCCGCCCCTGAAGGAGCATCAACCATGACCTCCCGCACCCTCCGTGCCATGACGGTGCTGACCGCTGCCGCAGCCCTCTGCGGCGCCGCCCCCACCGCCTACGCCGCACACACCACCACCGCCGCCGCGTCCTCCGCACAGGCCGCCGACCGGCGCGTCCCGCGGATC is drawn from Streptomyces sp. NBC_01232 and contains these coding sequences:
- a CDS encoding MFS transporter, translating into MRAESSPAARRTGAFVAVAVALFCIQLDFFALNLALPGIAAELGITDSAAQWTLSAYMLAIGCFFIVGGRVGDVFGRRGTLLAGLALFTAGSVGCALAPGLGLLVVARIAQGVGAAFVFPVSVSVITNTFPEETRAKALGAVFGVANIGTALGPFVGGGFTEGPGWRWIFWLMVPLSLISLLAALACVPNSRDTSAPRELDLLGCALIVCSLAALTLAVERGDAWGWGSARTLGCFAAAVTAGGLFLVRERLARHPLVDLRLFRNVPYVLVTGMGSLSNMGYGVTVFLATLYLQGVRGLSPLLAGTVFLAPALLVAVSGPLGARLARYMRPTAVMALAGAVAGTGMYALAQADAWWLYVPVFAWCGLGLGLGWTFSSVATQQVVAPARAGEASGVLLTFLVTLGAIALAGTAAAISAMTPQRPPEEAYDAILRLGGMVIVATAVIVMAVRHRLVVLGRVPPLSMREADRRP
- a CDS encoding TIGR03086 family metal-binding protein, producing the protein MTGTTAFDLGPQARIVARLAAAVPDARLTDRTPCPAYTVGDLLGHLAGLAVAFRDAARKDLGPTTDTDPTSATPSLPARWREELPGVLGELAEAWEDPAAWTGMTRAGGVDLPGGIAGAVAVDELVLHGWDLARATGQEYAPDHAALRSSHAFLLAAAEEGDRGDGIFGPVVPVPDDAPLLDRTLALSGRDPGWTPPASP
- a CDS encoding transglycosylase SLT domain-containing protein, whose product is MSSACVRPPLSPSEGPSVSNAIIRRIATSKKALAGTVVALGVAGSMLATVPAQAAPMSAKAIAQQMIKDPAQFAAFDKIISHESGWNHTATNASSGAYGLAQALPASKMASAGADWKTNPATQIKWGLDYMNDRYGSPVGAWNFWQNNHWY